The following proteins are encoded in a genomic region of Arachis ipaensis cultivar K30076 chromosome B02, Araip1.1, whole genome shotgun sequence:
- the LOC107625266 gene encoding uncharacterized protein LOC107625266 → MLQLLVLCAGIVANKCTWVDLTAHAAARAYDRAAIKFRSIDADINFNVSDYDEDIKQMSNFKKIEMQRKAALPLRDTKSGNANKMKALCGKEALLLGASLIQIQMKLWTLPLKNQMSNDIGIVADNVQDFGDATTFPAAPEVDTICVFSKNSARCNSNSAHGAMDSWSNTTPI, encoded by the exons ATGCTGCAATTGTTGGTGCTCTGTGCAGGGATTGTAGCAAACAAGTGTACTTGG gTGGATTTGACAGCACATGCTGCAGCTAG gGCATATGATCGAGCTGCGATCAAGTTCCGTAGCATTGATGCAGATATCAATTTCAACGTCAGCGATTATGATGAAGATATAAAGCAG ATGAGTaactttaaaaaaattgaaatgcaGAGAAAAGCAGCATTGCCGTTGAGGGACACAAAAAGCGGCAATGCGAACAAGATGAAGGCTCTGTGCGGCAAGGAAGCTTTG TTGCTAGGTGCCAGTCTTATTCAGATTCAGATGAAGCTGTGGACACTACCACTGAAGAATCAAATGTCAAATGATATTGGCATCGTTGCTGATAATGTCCAAGATTTTGGTGATGCGACGACCTTCCCTGCTGCTCCTGAAGTTGATACCATATGTGTTTTTTCGAAAAATAGTGCAAGATGTAATAGTAATTCTGCTCATGGGGCTATGGATTCATGGTCAAATACAACACCTATCTAA
- the LOC107625265 gene encoding uricase-2 isozyme 2 has protein sequence MAERVEGFNFEQRHGKKRVRVARVWKTKEGKHYVVEWRVSISLLSDCVNSYLRDDNSDIVATDTMKNTVYAKAKECSEILSVENFAIELAKHFISFYRQVTTAVVNIVEKPWERIIMDGQPHMHGFKLGSERHTVEAIVKKSGALQLTSGVEGLSVLKTTKSGFEGFIRDKYTALPETRERMLATEVTGLWRYSYESLSSVPQKPLYFMERYDDVKRVLLETFFGPPNVGVYSPSVQSTLYQMARTTLNRFPDIDCVQLKMPNIHFLPVNISNTGGQIVKFNDDVYLPTDEPHGSIQATLSRFWSKM, from the exons ATGGCAGAAAGAGTAGAGGGATTCAACTTCGAGCAAAGGCATGGGAAAAAGAGGGTAAGGGTGGCTCGCGTGTGGAAGACGAAGGAAGGAAAACACTACGTTGTGGAGTGGCGAGTCAGCATCAGCCTCCTCTCTGATTGTGTCAACTCTTATCTCCGTGATGATAACTCCGATATCGTTGCCACTGACACCATGAAGAACACT GTATATGCAAAAGCCAAGGAGTGCTCTGAAATACTTTCTGTTGAGAACTTTGCTATTGAGCTTGCCAAGCACTTTATATCATTCTATAGGCAG GTTACTACAGCTGTTGTAAACATTGTGGAAAAGCCATGGGAACGCATCATCATGGATGGTCAACCTCATATGCATG GTTTCAAACTTGGATCTGAGAGGCATACAGTTGAGGCAATAGTAAAAAAGTCTGGTGCTCTACAGTTGACTTCTGGTGTTGAAGGATTATCTGTGCTGAAAACTACTAAG TCTGGTTTTGAAGGGTTTATACGAGACAAGTACACAGCTCTTCCTGAAACACGTGAAAGGATGCTGGCAACAGAAGTAACTGGTCTCTGGAG GTACTCTTATGAATCACTAAGCAGCGTCCCACAGAAGCCGCTTTACTTTATGGAGAGGTACGACGATGTTAAAAGAGTTCTGCTTGAAACCTTTTTCGGTCCACCGAATGTGGGGGTGTACAGCCCATCTGTTCAAAGCACTCTCTATCAAATGGCAAGGACCACATTGAACAG ATTTCCTGACATAGATTGTGTTCAACTAAAGATGCCAAATATTCATTTCCTACCAGTCAATATCTCAAATACAGGTGGTCAAATTGTAAAG TTTAACGATGATGTATACTTACCCACGGATGAGCCACATGGGTCGATTCAAGCTACATTGAGCCGCTTTTGGTCAAAGATGTAG
- the LOC110268829 gene encoding uncharacterized protein LOC110268829 (The sequence of the model RefSeq protein was modified relative to this genomic sequence to represent the inferred CDS: added 20 bases not found in genome assembly) — translation MSSLRRVLVLRAPSAAALVTTFSLLTGSLSSSLLIAVSLGKKKERKRMGEENKVVGKGEKKKEESVGATAVVGDGEEEKNKKKKKGKKQGLISRIWNGIFRRCSGTGYSEDVAMISRRGCSILLSF, via the exons ATGAGCTCTCTCCGCCGTGTTCTTGTCTTACGAGCTCCTTCCGCCGCCGCTCTCGTCACTACTTTTTCTCTCCTCACCGGAAGTTTGTCATCATCTCTTCTCATCGCCGTTAGTTTAG GGAAGAAGAAAGAGCGAAAAAGAATGGGTGAGGAGAATAAGGTAGTTGGAAAAGgtgagaagaagaaagaggaaagtGTTGGTGCCACTGCTGTTGTTGGTGATGGAGAGGAggaaaagaataagaagaagaagaagggtaaGAAGCAGGGGTTAATTTCTCGAATTTGGAATGGGATATTCAGAAGATGTAGTGGAACGGGATATTCAGAAGATGTAGCGATGATTTCGAGAAGAGGCTGCA